One region of Ignavibacteriota bacterium genomic DNA includes:
- a CDS encoding DUF2179 domain-containing protein — protein sequence MDIFLSALLIFGLRICDVSMGTIRTMFTVQGKKWPASLIGFFEVMIWAVAIRQVFSQLDNLWNLLGYGAGFATGTFLGIFIEEKLALGFVQVHVISRTATDTIANTLRLNKFGVTIVPGEGGSGGMPIIMSLIRRGRVREFRSIVDAIDPQAMMSAHHANLYRGFIHGSRK from the coding sequence ATGGACATCTTCCTTTCCGCCCTGCTCATCTTCGGTCTTCGTATCTGCGACGTCTCGATGGGCACCATACGCACCATGTTCACCGTCCAGGGTAAAAAATGGCCGGCATCACTCATCGGATTTTTTGAAGTCATGATCTGGGCCGTGGCGATACGGCAGGTGTTTTCGCAGCTCGATAATCTGTGGAATCTGCTCGGCTACGGGGCGGGCTTTGCGACAGGCACCTTTCTCGGCATCTTCATTGAAGAGAAGCTGGCGCTGGGGTTCGTGCAGGTGCACGTGATTTCGCGCACCGCAACCGACACAATCGCCAATACACTGCGGTTGAATAAGTTCGGTGTCACGATCGTCCCGGGCGAGGGGGGCAGCGGGGGAATGCCCATCATCATGTCGCTGATACGGCGCGGCCGGGTGCGCGAGTTCCGTTCCATCGTCGACGCGATCGACCCGCAGGCGATGATGTCGGCGCATCACGCGAATCTCTACCGCGGATTCATCCACGGATCCAGGAAATGA